The Thermotoga sp. genome window below encodes:
- a CDS encoding 3'-5' exonuclease: MIWNDTVFCVVDTETTGTDPLGGDRIIEIAAVPVFKGKIFLDRAFHSLVNPHVRIPALIQKVHGISNEEVEEAPDMGTVYELFRDYVKGTVLVFHNANFDLTFLDMMAKETRNFPLANAYIDTLDISEEIFGRPHSLKWLCEKLGVKDKIEHRALSDAVVTAKVFVRLVKLLGEHKVDDFIRKKWR; encoded by the coding sequence ATGATATGGAACGATACCGTTTTTTGCGTCGTGGACACAGAAACCACCGGAACCGACCCTTTGGGTGGAGATCGCATAATTGAAATAGCCGCTGTCCCCGTGTTCAAAGGGAAAATTTTCTTGGACAGGGCGTTCCACTCCCTGGTGAATCCCCATGTTAGAATACCCGCTTTGATTCAAAAAGTACACGGAATCAGCAATGAAGAAGTGGAAGAAGCTCCTGACATGGGAACAGTTTATGAACTCTTCAGAGATTACGTGAAGGGGACTGTTCTTGTTTTCCACAATGCCAACTTCGATCTCACGTTCCTGGACATGATGGCAAAGGAAACCAGAAACTTCCCGCTAGCGAATGCTTACATAGACACGCTGGACATCTCTGAAGAGATCTTCGGAAGACCGCATTCGCTGAAATGGCTCTGTGAGAAACTCGGTGTGAAGGACAAAATAGAGCACCGGGCACTCTCCGATGCAGTGGTAACCGCGAAGGTCTTCGTGAGACTGGTGAAACTGCTTGGGGAACACAAGGTGGACGACTTCATACGAAAGAAGTGGAGGTAA